The sequence below is a genomic window from Lysobacter capsici.
CACGCCCTGCTCCACAACAACCTGTCCGACGAGATGCGCTGGCTGGAATACCGCCGCAAGGCCGATGCGCTGTACGAAACGATGTCGCGCGACTACACCGCGGGCCAGCCGATCGACGCATTGCGCGAGCGATTCGGCGTCATCGTCCAGGCCTACCAGGACGCCGCCCGGTTCAATCGCATCTTCGAGAACGAGCCGGCGACGCCGCTGTTCGATTTCAGTTACCGCGACGACTACGTCCGGGTGGTGGAACTGATATCGCTGCCGATCCTGCTGCACCGCGAAGACCTCATGGCCGCGGTGCACTCCCTGTTCAAGGGCGGCGGTCCCGACGAAAACGACGCCCTGGTCGAAGATCTTCTCGGCAAATACCTGCCGAATCGGCCCTATCTCGAGCACAGCCACCAGCCCGAGCCTTACGGCATCTTGCTGGACGCGACCGCGCCAACGCCGATGGAGGAAAAGCAGGAAGACATCGGGCTGTTCCTGCAGGCGTGGTATCCGTGCATGCGAGGCGTCGGCTGGTACGACAGCCACAAGCGCCAGTCGCCACGCGGCGCTGGCGGTTACTTCGGCTACTGGGCGTTCGATGCGGCCGCCGTCGCGTATCTGTACGACGTGGACGACAGGCCGTTCCGCGATCATTGGCTTTATCCAAAGGATCTGGCCGATTTTGCCCGCTCGATGCCGCGTTCGATCGTCTGAGAACGTTTGTCTGTGTTCAAAGACGAGGCGTTTTGATCGCTCGGCAATACGGCACATTCGCAATTTCAACCGCGATTGCGATCGTCCGCTCCCCGCGAGCCTGTACGAGTCGGTGATTCGTCCGTAATCTGCGGCA
It includes:
- a CDS encoding PoNe immunity protein domain-containing protein, yielding MSASETTSFEQRRRQPLLNEEYYLFCDDHVRTHTLTDIEHALLHNNLSDEMRWLEYRRKADALYETMSRDYTAGQPIDALRERFGVIVQAYQDAARFNRIFENEPATPLFDFSYRDDYVRVVELISLPILLHREDLMAAVHSLFKGGGPDENDALVEDLLGKYLPNRPYLEHSHQPEPYGILLDATAPTPMEEKQEDIGLFLQAWYPCMRGVGWYDSHKRQSPRGAGGYFGYWAFDAAAVAYLYDVDDRPFRDHWLYPKDLADFARSMPRSIV